Genomic window (Paraglaciecola psychrophila 170):
CTGTTACTGGCACAATTTTTGTTGGGACGGTGCAGACGTTTTTGGTCAGGGTACATTTAATAGACCTTGGCTAAAACCATGCGATCCTATGCAAATGGCCATACAAAAGGCCGATGTAGCCTTTGAGTTTTTTAGTAAACTGAATATCCCTTATTACTGCTTTCACGATATTGATGTGGCCCCTGAAGGCGACAGTATTCATGACTACGTTAACAATTTTTCAACCATGGTCGATGTGCTGGAGCAAAAACAATCTGAAACGGGTTTAAGACTGCTTTGGGGTACAGCTAATTTATTCAGCAACCCAAGATTCGCCGCTGGCGGCGCATCCAATCCTAACCCAGACGTATTTAGTTATGGTGCAACACAAGTGTTCCATGCGATGAATGCAACCAAACGATTGGGCGGTGAAAACTACGTGTTATGGGGTGGACGAGAAGGTTACGAAAGTTTACTCAACACCGACCTACGCCAAGAGCGTGAACAGCTAGGTCGTTTCTTCACTATGGTCGCTGAACACAAACATAAGATTGGCTTTAAAGGCGCATTATTAATTGAGCCCAAACCCCAGGAGCCTACCAAACACCAATACGATTACGATACGGCTAGTGTTTATGGCTTTCTTAAACAGTATGGTTTAGAGCAAGAATTCAAAGTTAACATTGAAGCTAATCACGCCACATTGGCAGGCCATTCATTTCATCATGAAATTGCCACGGCTATCTCATTAGGCATATTCGGCAGTATTGACGCTAATCGCGGCGATCCACAAAATGGTTGGGATACGGATCAATTTCCTACCGCTGTGGATGAATTAAGTTTAGTGATGTACGAAATTCTCAAATCGGGCGGTTTTACCACTGGCGGTTTGAACTTTGATTGTAAATTGCGCCGTCAAAGTAGTGACCCTGCTGATTTATTTCACGGACATATTGGTGGTATGGATCATATGGCACTAGCACTTAAAAAAGCCGCGGCAATTTTAGAAAATGACTTTATTGCAGACAAGCTTTCACAGCGTTACGAAGGATGGGGACAACATTTTGGACAATCGATTTTGAATGGTCAGCAAAACCTTGAATCACTGGCAAGTCATACCCTGAGTAATAGTTTGCAACCCAAG
Coding sequences:
- the xylA gene encoding xylose isomerase, with the protein product MTTYFDAIPNIQFEGAESDSPLAFHHYNANEVVLGKTMSEHLRFAACYWHNFCWDGADVFGQGTFNRPWLKPCDPMQMAIQKADVAFEFFSKLNIPYYCFHDIDVAPEGDSIHDYVNNFSTMVDVLEQKQSETGLRLLWGTANLFSNPRFAAGGASNPNPDVFSYGATQVFHAMNATKRLGGENYVLWGGREGYESLLNTDLRQEREQLGRFFTMVAEHKHKIGFKGALLIEPKPQEPTKHQYDYDTASVYGFLKQYGLEQEFKVNIEANHATLAGHSFHHEIATAISLGIFGSIDANRGDPQNGWDTDQFPTAVDELSLVMYEILKSGGFTTGGLNFDCKLRRQSSDPADLFHGHIGGMDHMALALKKAAAILENDFIADKLSQRYEGWGQHFGQSILNGQQNLESLASHTLSNSLQPKHVSGQQEMMENKVNRVLFG